One part of the Lachnospiraceae bacterium JLR.KK002 genome encodes these proteins:
- a CDS encoding VanZ family protein codes for MKKYVTGALVLAWMVIIFAFSAQDATESSQTSQSVSYRIAELKNRLLRQEKTEEELVKQAESMQFVIRKGAHMSEYALLAILLILHLECYDFSNRKKILLALGLAVCYAASDEFHQIFVPGRAGRFADVCIDSAGSLAGLLFYLTGNIVLLRSAKEYRFPMR; via the coding sequence ATGAAAAAATATGTAACGGGAGCTCTGGTTCTTGCATGGATGGTCATTATCTTTGCTTTTTCTGCCCAGGACGCAACAGAATCTTCTCAGACCAGCCAGTCCGTGTCTTACCGGATTGCAGAGCTTAAGAATCGTCTGCTGAGACAGGAAAAAACAGAAGAAGAACTTGTAAAACAGGCGGAAAGTATGCAGTTCGTCATTCGCAAAGGAGCCCATATGAGCGAGTATGCGCTGCTGGCCATTCTGCTGATACTCCATCTGGAATGCTATGATTTCAGCAACAGGAAAAAAATTCTGCTGGCGCTGGGGCTGGCGGTGTGCTATGCGGCTTCCGATGAATTTCATCAGATATTTGTACCGGGCCGGGCCGGCAGGTTTGCGGATGTGTGTATTGACAGCGCCGGCAGTCTGGCGGGGTTACTTTTTTATCTTACAGGAAATATCGTGTTACTGCGAAGTGCTAAAGAATATAGATTTCCTATGAGATAA